One genomic region from Marinomonas maritima encodes:
- a CDS encoding LysE family translocator has translation MYTALLELAPALMLFCLISTLTPGPNNILLTHSAANFGIRKTLPHVLGIRIGMTLLHITILLGLGELFKHWPYLHQVFTFIAAGYIVYMSVKIIFAKVRNMNSKLQPMGVFQAASFQVINPKSWASLITVSSAFTLANDLFWPSALFGILMLNLATLPGTFMWMTIGKLISAKLQDPKFNQMFNAIMGILLLTTLPMILI, from the coding sequence ATGTATACCGCTTTACTAGAACTTGCTCCCGCTCTTATGCTTTTTTGCTTAATAAGTACGTTAACACCTGGGCCAAATAATATTTTATTAACGCATTCAGCCGCCAACTTTGGCATTAGAAAAACCCTGCCGCATGTATTGGGTATTCGCATTGGCATGACCTTATTGCATATCACCATTTTATTAGGTTTAGGCGAATTATTTAAGCATTGGCCTTACCTACATCAGGTATTTACCTTTATTGCTGCAGGTTACATCGTCTATATGTCAGTAAAAATCATCTTCGCAAAAGTACGAAATATGAACAGTAAGCTGCAGCCTATGGGGGTATTCCAAGCGGCGTCTTTTCAGGTGATCAACCCTAAATCTTGGGCCAGCTTGATTACTGTCAGCTCTGCGTTTACGTTAGCAAACGATCTATTTTGGCCCTCAGCATTGTTCGGTATTCTGATGCTTAATCTCGCTACGTTACCCGGTACCTTTATGTGGATGACCATTGGCAAGTTAATCTCAGCGAAACTTCAAGATCCTAAGTTTAACCAGATGTTTAACGCCATCATGGGAATACTGTTACTCACTACACTGCCGATGATTTTGATTTAG
- a CDS encoding aldose epimerase family protein has translation MNLAPDLNQLQRITLNSSQLKVNILTLGASIQSVYLNGYEHSLVLGSSKLNDYLHAAKYFGAVVGRVANRIKNGHAVIDGKTYQLPPTLPETHHLHGGPAGSGSKNWSIIEQADDMVQLQTKLADGEMGYPGNMVVDVFYRLLDSTLEMEIKATTDKLTICNFAGHSYVNLDGTGSILDHQLCIKADHYLPVDAGLIPTGEVTPTAGSVFDFNQLRTIGRNDYPELDTNFCLALGHRAVQTVATLKAPITGLSLNYQTTEPGLQVYDGRHIHLDANSNINTGELNAYAGLALEAQHWPDAINQSHFPPILLAPEDTYQQVTRYVFF, from the coding sequence GTGAACCTAGCCCCAGACTTAAACCAACTTCAGCGCATCACGCTTAATAGCTCACAACTTAAGGTGAATATTTTGACCTTGGGCGCCAGTATTCAATCTGTCTACCTTAACGGCTACGAGCACTCTCTAGTGCTAGGGTCATCTAAATTGAATGATTACCTTCACGCTGCAAAATATTTCGGCGCGGTCGTTGGAAGAGTCGCAAATAGAATTAAAAACGGTCACGCTGTGATCGATGGAAAAACCTATCAGTTACCGCCAACCTTGCCAGAAACACACCATTTGCACGGAGGCCCAGCTGGATCCGGCAGTAAAAACTGGTCCATTATTGAACAAGCAGACGACATGGTACAACTGCAAACGAAGCTTGCTGATGGTGAAATGGGGTATCCGGGCAACATGGTCGTCGATGTGTTTTATCGGTTGCTGGATAGCACGTTAGAGATGGAAATAAAGGCCACCACCGACAAACTGACCATTTGTAATTTTGCAGGACACAGCTACGTTAATCTTGATGGCACAGGATCTATTCTTGATCACCAACTTTGCATCAAAGCTGACCACTACTTACCCGTCGATGCAGGATTGATCCCTACTGGCGAAGTGACGCCGACTGCTGGCAGCGTGTTTGATTTTAATCAGCTACGCACGATAGGTCGAAATGACTACCCAGAACTCGACACTAACTTTTGCCTTGCTCTTGGTCATCGCGCTGTGCAAACCGTTGCAACACTAAAAGCGCCTATCACGGGGCTCTCATTGAACTATCAAACGACCGAACCAGGATTACAAGTATACGATGGCCGACATATCCATCTGGACGCTAACTCTAATATTAATACAGGCGAACTGAACGCATACGCTGGTCTTGCTTTAGAGGCACAACATTGGCCAGATGCGATTAACCAATCACATTTCCCACCCATTTTACTTGCGCCTGAAGACACCTATCAGCAAGTTACTCGTTACGTGTTTTTTTGA
- a CDS encoding (Fe-S)-binding protein: MILDWLPPTLIGVLLVLAGIGAVRRMNLWRAGQAEKVDILAGLLAMPKRYLHDLHHVVERDKYMSRTHVATGGGFVLAMVLVVFVHLFGVKSETLAWTLLAALMLMFCGALFVYKRRMNPPSRLSKGPWMRLPKSLLTFSITFFVLTLPAAGILPEGTGGWILTLVLSVLILMSLSEMLFGMTWGGPMKHAFAGALHLAFHRRPERFGGGRSTGLKPAALGEASHGVAKPTDFKWNQLLGFDACVQCGRCEAVCPAFAAGQPLNPKKLIQDMVVGFAGGTDEKYAGSAYPGIEVGKAKGAPNQIITNGLISTDTLWSCTTCRACVEECPMMIEHVDAIVDMRRFLTLEKGETPNKGAQVLENIIATDNPNGYSPASRTHWAADQNLNVMKDVKQTDVLFWVSDGAFDMRSQRILRAFVKLLKAANVDVAILGDEELDSGDVARRLGDDATFQNLANRNLATLSKYRFNKIVTTDPHAFHCLKNEYGDFGSDALKDVEVLHHTTFLNRLVKEGRFNLNPFSGGKVTYHDPCYLGRYNGEYEAPRELLASLGIDIAEMERSGYRSRCCGGGGGAPITDIPGERRIADMRMEDVTSTGAELVAVGCQQCTAMLEGVVEPRPVVKDIAEILAGQLREEMH, encoded by the coding sequence ATGATTCTTGATTGGTTACCTCCAACTTTGATTGGTGTTCTTCTTGTGCTAGCTGGGATTGGTGCTGTTCGCCGCATGAATTTATGGCGCGCAGGACAGGCTGAAAAAGTCGACATTCTGGCAGGTTTGCTGGCGATGCCAAAACGCTACTTGCACGACCTTCACCATGTTGTAGAACGAGATAAGTATATGTCTCGTACTCATGTTGCAACGGGTGGTGGTTTCGTCTTAGCAATGGTGTTAGTGGTGTTTGTTCACCTATTTGGCGTTAAGAGCGAAACTCTTGCTTGGACGCTACTAGCGGCTTTAATGTTGATGTTTTGTGGTGCATTGTTTGTTTATAAGCGCCGAATGAATCCGCCATCACGCCTTTCTAAAGGGCCATGGATGCGCTTGCCAAAAAGCTTGCTTACCTTTTCTATTACCTTTTTTGTGTTGACTTTGCCTGCTGCAGGAATCCTTCCTGAAGGGACGGGTGGTTGGATACTTACGCTTGTATTATCTGTTCTTATTTTAATGAGCTTAAGTGAAATGCTGTTTGGCATGACATGGGGCGGGCCGATGAAGCACGCTTTTGCGGGGGCTTTGCATCTTGCTTTTCATCGTCGTCCAGAACGCTTTGGTGGTGGTCGTTCTACTGGTTTGAAACCTGCTGCTTTAGGCGAAGCATCGCATGGTGTTGCGAAACCAACGGATTTCAAATGGAATCAATTATTAGGCTTTGATGCTTGTGTGCAGTGTGGTCGTTGTGAAGCGGTTTGTCCTGCGTTCGCAGCGGGTCAACCACTTAATCCAAAGAAACTTATTCAAGATATGGTGGTGGGTTTTGCTGGTGGTACTGATGAAAAGTACGCTGGCAGTGCGTACCCAGGTATTGAAGTTGGTAAAGCTAAAGGTGCGCCTAACCAGATTATTACTAACGGGTTGATCAGTACAGATACGCTTTGGTCATGTACTACATGTCGTGCTTGCGTAGAAGAGTGTCCGATGATGATCGAACATGTGGACGCCATTGTTGATATGCGTCGTTTCTTGACACTAGAAAAAGGCGAAACGCCAAACAAAGGTGCGCAAGTACTGGAAAATATTATCGCGACGGATAATCCGAATGGTTATTCGCCAGCAAGCCGTACGCATTGGGCAGCAGATCAAAACTTAAATGTGATGAAAGACGTAAAACAAACCGATGTGTTGTTTTGGGTATCTGATGGTGCGTTTGATATGCGCAGTCAGCGGATTCTTCGTGCTTTCGTAAAATTGCTCAAGGCGGCCAATGTGGACGTCGCCATTTTGGGTGATGAGGAACTAGACAGCGGCGATGTGGCCAGACGTTTAGGTGATGATGCAACCTTCCAAAATTTGGCGAATCGCAACCTAGCCACGTTGTCAAAATATCGCTTTAACAAAATAGTGACGACAGACCCTCATGCCTTCCATTGTTTGAAAAATGAATACGGTGACTTTGGTTCGGATGCGTTAAAGGACGTAGAAGTTTTACACCATACGACGTTTTTAAATCGCTTAGTAAAAGAAGGCCGCTTCAATTTAAATCCCTTTAGCGGCGGCAAGGTGACGTATCACGACCCTTGTTATCTTGGTCGTTATAATGGCGAATACGAAGCACCACGAGAGTTGCTTGCTAGCTTGGGTATTGATATCGCAGAAATGGAAAGATCTGGTTATCGTTCACGCTGTTGTGGTGGTGGTGGTGGCGCACCAATTACGGATATTCCGGGTGAACGCCGCATTGCTGACATGCGTATGGAAGACGTAACAAGCACGGGCGCAGAGTTGGTTGCAGTGGGTTGTCAGCAGTGTACTGCGATGCTTGAGGGCGTTGTGGAGCCTCGACCAGTGGTAAAAGACATCGCTGAAATATTAGCCGGACAGCTTAGAGAGGAGATGCACTAA
- a CDS encoding methyl-accepting chemotaxis protein — MKIKTKLLIAFSIATVLPVLVVSSITAFLASDQALKSFSKNSGQTLGAVEETFDQFMSDIKYVVGFISESESVTAPDAKPLTTYHEKQGKAPSKIAEQNGGREASIFNMFEAIGNNNPNFVYVYMGDDSDGYLEWPGTYEYAEWSPKQRAWYTRAMENPGKVALRDAYYWEPDDAVYVSAVRTYKKGNDIGGVVAVDVSIKTLTEMANKTKLGELGSLMVIEKTGTILVDALHPDNNFKNIADIDAYQKIASTSDGVTNFQLDGVDYYANVYTSPNLKWKFIGLMPASEIYSSTNELIKTTAIVCVLLLIVFGIVAYLMAKSLITPIQSVSNHLRTLAEGEGDLTSKIDIHTNDETGTLSNWFNQFIESTRKLILGIKESGMQIDKIAAETAVKANEVALSTTQQLQSIELIAEAGQQMVIASNEAAESCSHSAEFSEKGLETTIAGKSLLMKSSEGVNRLGTRLKESNQIIIELQKETADINQILSTIQGIAEQTNLLALNAAIEAARAGEQGRGFAVVADEVRTLAGRTQESTEQINRILGLLANRTKQASDSMVTSLAESESAISLSDQALDSFEQIEQVVKQMRDMTLQTATSAEEQRAVTEGINENINTISESAYRVSGISGDVAKLCQKQDQLSKELHSMVVRFRTE, encoded by the coding sequence ATGAAAATAAAAACGAAACTGCTGATTGCATTTTCAATCGCCACTGTCTTACCTGTCTTAGTGGTCAGTTCAATTACGGCTTTTCTTGCATCAGACCAAGCGTTAAAAAGCTTTTCTAAAAACAGCGGACAAACCTTAGGCGCTGTTGAGGAAACATTTGATCAATTTATGAGTGATATCAAATATGTTGTTGGTTTTATTTCTGAAAGTGAATCAGTCACTGCACCAGACGCCAAACCATTAACGACCTATCATGAAAAACAAGGAAAAGCGCCGAGTAAAATAGCCGAACAGAATGGCGGTCGTGAAGCCTCTATTTTTAATATGTTTGAAGCAATCGGTAATAACAATCCTAATTTTGTTTATGTTTACATGGGCGATGACAGTGATGGTTATTTAGAATGGCCAGGAACATATGAATACGCAGAATGGAGTCCTAAGCAGCGCGCTTGGTACACAAGGGCGATGGAGAATCCAGGTAAGGTCGCTTTGCGCGATGCCTATTATTGGGAGCCCGATGATGCTGTCTATGTTTCTGCTGTTCGAACGTATAAAAAAGGCAATGATATTGGTGGCGTTGTTGCCGTTGATGTATCGATCAAAACGCTAACGGAAATGGCGAACAAAACGAAGCTGGGTGAGCTGGGCAGTCTTATGGTCATCGAGAAGACGGGAACTATTTTAGTCGATGCGCTTCATCCTGATAATAATTTTAAAAACATAGCCGACATTGACGCCTATCAAAAAATTGCGAGTACGTCTGATGGTGTTACGAACTTTCAACTTGATGGTGTTGATTACTACGCTAATGTGTATACCTCTCCAAACCTTAAGTGGAAGTTTATTGGTTTAATGCCCGCGTCTGAGATTTATTCCAGCACAAATGAATTGATTAAGACGACTGCTATTGTGTGTGTGTTGCTGCTTATTGTGTTTGGTATTGTTGCTTATTTGATGGCGAAAAGCCTCATCACTCCAATTCAGTCTGTTTCTAATCACTTGCGTACATTGGCTGAAGGAGAGGGAGACCTCACGTCCAAAATTGACATTCATACTAATGATGAAACAGGCACACTGTCTAATTGGTTTAATCAATTTATTGAGTCTACTCGCAAGTTAATTCTTGGTATTAAAGAGTCAGGCATGCAAATCGATAAGATTGCCGCAGAAACCGCTGTTAAAGCGAATGAAGTAGCGCTGTCTACTACGCAGCAATTGCAGTCTATTGAGTTGATTGCTGAGGCTGGACAGCAAATGGTGATTGCGTCTAACGAAGCGGCGGAAAGCTGCAGTCATTCTGCGGAATTTTCTGAAAAAGGCTTAGAGACAACCATTGCTGGGAAAAGCCTTCTTATGAAAAGCTCAGAAGGGGTGAACCGTTTAGGGACACGATTAAAAGAATCTAATCAGATTATTATTGAGCTGCAAAAAGAAACTGCCGATATTAATCAGATTCTATCGACGATTCAGGGTATTGCAGAACAGACTAATTTGTTGGCATTGAACGCAGCAATAGAAGCTGCTCGTGCTGGAGAACAAGGTCGAGGGTTTGCGGTAGTGGCCGATGAAGTACGGACATTGGCTGGACGTACGCAAGAGTCGACTGAGCAAATTAATCGCATATTAGGGCTGCTTGCTAATAGAACCAAGCAAGCTTCGGATTCTATGGTGACGAGTTTGGCAGAATCTGAAAGTGCCATCAGTTTGTCTGATCAAGCTTTGGACTCCTTCGAACAGATCGAACAAGTTGTGAAGCAAATGCGTGATATGACATTGCAAACTGCCACGTCTGCCGAAGAGCAACGTGCTGTAACGGAAGGCATTAATGAAAACATCAACACCATCAGTGAGTCTGCGTATCGTGTTTCGGGAATATCAGGAGACGTTGCGAAACTTTGCCAGAAGCAAGATCAATTGAGTAAAGAGCTACATTCGATGGTCGTGCGTTTTCGTACTGAATAA
- the etfA gene encoding electron transfer flavoprotein subunit alpha produces the protein MSDFSSERFSSDNGLRRDPRAEWIARNRLHPLHKDMLLGGHAEVRGPSGLLRKNPHGVGFIGPNGIKRIDRINAVSGAITGKKRTTEVQAVQLPLHIVENPDFYIMVVADMVGGRLTGHDKDILGLAHQLVTEPLPEKKSGAVVLVCFGESKETQFDLAGVDRIIHLAGGAFEGFSPETRLAALEQIETQYQPKHWLFPDSIHGGTDLACRLAARLGERLASQAWQVKGTQTISRCASGSQDILRDTPRILTLMEECADAIDETRHQALPLPLESVAQIDCRLLDKGQIAVDSSAVPLAEAEFILSAGNGIHNWDQFHATAAALGATEGASRVAVDDGFMPRDRQVGASGTWVTARVYLAVGISGAIQHMQGIGQCDKVIAINTDAGCDMVKRADLAVIADSEAILEELAILAQQYALSKRQEEKSDAA, from the coding sequence ATGAGTGATTTTTCTTCAGAGCGTTTTTCTTCGGATAATGGGCTACGACGAGACCCAAGAGCAGAATGGATTGCTCGTAATCGTCTGCATCCTTTACATAAAGATATGTTGTTAGGCGGACATGCCGAAGTTCGTGGCCCGTCTGGTTTGCTTCGTAAGAATCCACATGGGGTCGGATTTATTGGCCCGAATGGCATTAAGCGCATAGACAGAATAAATGCTGTATCTGGTGCGATAACTGGTAAAAAACGTACTACAGAGGTTCAAGCCGTTCAATTGCCTTTGCATATTGTGGAAAACCCAGATTTCTACATTATGGTTGTGGCTGACATGGTAGGTGGTCGCTTGACCGGTCACGATAAAGATATTTTAGGTCTGGCTCATCAGCTTGTCACGGAACCCTTGCCAGAGAAAAAGAGCGGTGCTGTTGTGCTGGTGTGTTTTGGTGAAAGCAAAGAAACACAATTCGATTTGGCAGGTGTAGATCGTATTATTCATCTTGCAGGTGGTGCGTTTGAAGGCTTTTCACCAGAAACTAGATTGGCTGCGTTAGAGCAGATAGAAACTCAATATCAACCGAAACATTGGCTGTTCCCTGACAGTATTCATGGTGGCACGGATCTCGCCTGTCGCTTAGCGGCACGCTTGGGTGAACGTCTTGCTTCACAGGCATGGCAAGTGAAAGGGACACAAACCATTAGTCGTTGTGCGTCTGGTAGTCAGGATATTTTGCGTGACACGCCACGTATCTTAACGCTGATGGAAGAGTGTGCTGATGCGATTGATGAAACACGCCATCAGGCATTGCCTTTGCCATTAGAGTCAGTGGCTCAAATAGATTGTCGATTGTTAGATAAAGGGCAAATCGCCGTAGATTCAAGCGCGGTGCCGTTGGCGGAAGCGGAGTTTATTCTCTCGGCAGGCAATGGTATTCACAATTGGGATCAGTTCCATGCCACGGCGGCAGCTCTAGGTGCAACAGAAGGCGCCAGCCGTGTGGCAGTGGACGATGGTTTTATGCCGCGTGATCGCCAAGTAGGTGCATCCGGCACGTGGGTGACGGCTCGAGTATATTTAGCCGTGGGTATTTCCGGTGCTATTCAGCACATGCAGGGTATTGGGCAATGCGACAAGGTGATTGCGATCAACACTGATGCCGGTTGTGACATGGTAAAGCGCGCTGATTTGGCAGTGATAGCCGACAGTGAAGCGATATTGGAAGAGCTGGCGATACTTGCGCAACAATATGCGTTATCTAAAAGACAAGAGGAGAAGAGCGATGCCGCTTAA
- the etfB gene encoding electron transfer flavoprotein subunit beta, with the protein MPLNTNVVSLVSVGRHPQSGRSRRADQDGRAVELGLKLANKALTVVHAGNAEEPVLRQYAGMGLPSLTVLAQKSDCDAVPALVAFLQENQASLVLTGVRAENGESSGMLPYLLAEQLGWPLVPRIADIISINEGEAEVLLALPRGQRRALTVKLPFIASVDNAAQEARQTAFGPGLRAELKIVDVDGVVDEVASQWQLGAAKPRPKRLKVVKAKTAADRMKAATAKPVGSGGKVMKNETSSEKAHAIFDLLLEEKVVR; encoded by the coding sequence ATGCCGCTTAATACCAACGTAGTGTCTTTGGTGTCGGTAGGCCGTCATCCTCAGTCAGGTCGGTCTCGTCGTGCAGATCAAGATGGTCGAGCCGTTGAACTGGGCTTAAAACTTGCAAACAAAGCATTAACTGTGGTGCACGCGGGAAATGCTGAAGAGCCAGTATTACGACAATACGCGGGGATGGGCTTGCCATCTCTGACGGTATTAGCACAAAAGAGTGATTGTGATGCTGTACCTGCGTTGGTTGCATTTTTGCAAGAAAATCAGGCTAGTCTTGTTTTAACGGGTGTGCGCGCAGAAAACGGTGAATCATCTGGCATGTTGCCGTACTTATTAGCTGAGCAATTAGGCTGGCCTTTAGTGCCCCGTATTGCAGATATTATTAGTATCAATGAAGGAGAAGCTGAAGTGTTATTGGCTTTACCTCGGGGTCAGCGCCGAGCGTTAACCGTTAAACTGCCTTTTATTGCCAGTGTGGACAATGCTGCCCAAGAAGCTCGACAAACTGCGTTTGGTCCGGGGCTAAGAGCAGAGCTAAAAATAGTCGATGTAGATGGCGTTGTAGATGAAGTAGCGAGCCAATGGCAGCTTGGCGCGGCTAAGCCTCGGCCTAAGCGTTTAAAGGTGGTTAAAGCAAAAACCGCGGCGGATCGAATGAAGGCAGCGACAGCGAAGCCGGTTGGTTCTGGTGGCAAAGTAATGAAAAACGAAACGTCCTCTGAAAAAGCGCATGCCATCTTTGACCTTTTATTAGAAGAGAAAGTGGTACGCTAA